Proteins encoded in a region of the Rutidosis leptorrhynchoides isolate AG116_Rl617_1_P2 chromosome 9, CSIRO_AGI_Rlap_v1, whole genome shotgun sequence genome:
- the LOC139865936 gene encoding probable protein phosphatase 2C 75, with translation MTRIHGSRRSLMPIDEHFDSQLKCRERRRRRIEMRRRLSSVSAVAGTDNLQSQKLNLAETDDENFNPPAIASLIKEKEIMTSPVYGSMSVVGRAREMEDEISVRLDLCRPEINGYEPVHYFGVFDGHGGHHVSALCKDNMHVILEEELMRVKSRTARDKEELWRSAISRSFERIDEMAMTLCECNGVEKYKVCKSHPQFSIVGSTAVIALLTPEYLIVANCGDSRAVLCRNGKAVPLSVDHKPDREDERARIEALGGRILFAGNGARVEGVLAMSRAIGDRLLKQVVTSEPEFMFIKREAGDMNLILASDGLWDVLSSELSCEVVHKCQEEDLKCNLRAARSATAVAAALLVRLAMGRRSSDNISVIVVDLRN, from the exons ATGACGCGAATTCATGGTAGCCGGAGAAGCCTGATGCCGATCGACGAACATTTTGATTCGCAGCTTAAATGCCGTGAAAGACGACGTCGTAGAATCGAGATGCGACGGAGGTTATCTTCTGTTTCTGCGGTTGCCGGAACTGATAATTTGCAATCTCAGAAGCTAAATTTGGCGGAAACGGACGATGAAAACTTCAATCCGCCGGCGATTGCGAGTTTGATTAAGGAGAAGGAAATTATGACGTCACCGGTTTACGGTTCGATGTCTGTAGTTGGTAGAGCTCGTGAAATGGAAGATGAGATATCGGTTCGGTTGGATTTATGCCGGCCGGAAATAAACGGTTACGAACCGGTTCATTACTTTGGGGTTTTTGATGGTCATGGAGGGCATCAT GTGTCTGCATTGTGTAAAGATAACATGCACGTTATACTAGAGGAAGAGTTGATGCGCGTGAAATCTCGGACGGCGCGTGACAAAGAAGAGCTATGGAGGTCGGCGATTAGCCGGAGTTTCGAGCGGATTGATGAGATGGCGATGACGTTATGTGAATGCAACGGGGTGGAGAAATATAAAGTTTGTAAATCTCATCCTCAGTTTTCGATCGTTGGATCAACTGCAGTAATTGCGTTATTGACACCGGAATATTTGATTGTCGCAAACTGCGGTGACTCACGTGCCGTCCTTTGTCGGAACGGAAAAGCGGTACCACTTTCTGTTGACCATAAG CCTGATAGGGAAGATGAACGTGCTCGTATTGAAGCTCTCGGAGGGCGAATTCTGTTTGCAGGAAATGGAGCACGAGTTGAAGGTGTTCTAGCAATGTCTCGAGCTATAG GAGATAGGCTTTTAAAACAAGTGGTAACATCTGAACCAGAGTTTATGTTTATTAAAAGAGAAGCAGGGGATATGAACTTGATATTAGCTAGTGATGGATTGTGGGACGTTTTATCGAGTGAATTGAGTTGTGAAGTTGTGCATAAGTGTCAAGAAGAGGATTTGAAGTGCAATTTGAGAGCGGCTCGGAGTGCAACTGCTGTGGCAGCTGCTTTATTGGTACGCCTAGCTATGGGACGACGAAGTAGCGATAATATTAGTGTTATTGTAGTTGATTTAAGGAACTGA